One segment of Leptodactylus fuscus isolate aLepFus1 chromosome 7, aLepFus1.hap2, whole genome shotgun sequence DNA contains the following:
- the KCNJ11 gene encoding ATP-sensitive inward rectifier potassium channel 11 has protein sequence MLSRKGLIPEEYVLTTRLAEDINEPKYREQERRARFVAKNGTCNVAHKNIREQGRFLLDVFTTVVDLKWHHTLLIFTMSFLCTWLLFGMIWWLIAFSHGDLDYLEEGFVPCVTSVQSFTAAFLFSIEVQVTIGFGGRMITEECPAAILVLIIQNIVGLVINAIMLGCIFMKTAQAHRRAETLIFSKHAVIALRNGKLCFMFRVGDLRKSMIISATIRMQVVKKAHSLEGEVLPLNQIDIQMENPISTNGIFLVSPLIICHTITKDSPLYEISASDLTHHQDLEIIVILEGVVETTGITTQARTSYLADEILWGQRFVPIIAEEDGRYAVDYSKFGNTIKVPTPMCTAKQLEEDSRILDNRSFSPKSTIRKRNLTVKVKPKFTLFEEDQT, from the coding sequence ATGCTGTCCAGGAAGGGCCTGATCCCGGAGGAGTATGTGCTGACCACCCGCCTGGCCGAGGACATCAATGAGCCCAAGTACCGGGAGCAGGAGCGGAGGGCGAGGTTCGTGGCCAAGAACGGCACCTGCAATGTGGCCCATAAGAACATCCGGGAGCAGGGCCGCTTCTTACTGGATGTCTTCACCACCGTGGTGGACCTCAAGTGGCACCATACCCTCCTCATCTTCACCATGTCCTTCCTCTGCACCTGGCTGCTCTTCGGGATGATCTGGTGGCTCATCGCCTTCTCCCATGGAGACCTGGACTACCTGGAAGAAGGTTTTGTGCCCTGTGTGACCAGCGTCCAGTCCTTCACCGCGGCCTTCCTCTTCTCCATCGAGGTACAGGTGACCATCGGTTTTGGGGGGCGTATGATCACGGAGGAATGCCCCGCGGCCATCCTGGTCCTCATCATCCAGAACATTGTGGGACTGGTCATCAACGCCATCATGTTGGGCTGTATCTTCATGAAGACGGCGCAGGCCCATCGCCGAGCGGAGACCCTCATCTTCAGTAAGCACGCCGTCATCGCCCTACGAAACGGCAAGCTCTGCTTTATGTTTAGGGTTGGGGACTTGAGGAAGAGCATGATCATCAGCGCCACCATCCGCATGCAGGTGGTCAAGAAGGCCCACAGTCTAGAGGGAGAGGTCCTGCCCCTCAACCAGATAGACATCCAGATGGAGAACCCCATCAGCACCAATGGGATCTTCCTGGTGTCTCCACTCATCATCTGCCACACCATCACCAAGGACAGTCCATTGTACGAAATCTCAGCCTCCGACCTTACCCACCACCAAGACCTGGAGATCATCGTCATCTTGGAGGGTGTGGTGGAGACCACTGGTATCACCACCCAGGCCAGGACTTCATACCTGGCTGATGAGATCCTATGGGGTCAGCGCTTTGTGCCTATCATCGCAGAAGAAGACGGCAGGTACGCTGTGGACTACTCAAAGTTTGGCAATACAATCAAGGTGCCCACTCCGATGTGCACAGCCaaacaactggaggaggacagtcGTATCCTGGACAATCGTTCCTTCTCCCCCAAGAGCACCATCCGCAAAAGAAACTTGACCGTCAAGGTAAAGCCAAAGTTCACATTGTTCGAGGAGGACCAAACCTGA